From the Flavobacterium gyeonganense genome, the window AATTATGGTAAATTTAGTTGGTGCCGAAGGTTTTTCCGGAGATGTCGTTTATGAAAACATAGAAACCATTTTAGGATGGAACGGTGTCACACCACATATTTATGGTAAAAAACAAACCCGCCCTTTCAGAAAAATGGGCCACGTTACGATTGTAAATGAAAATATGCAGGAAGCGAGAAGGATTGCTGAGGAAGTTAAGAATACTATTAAAGTGATTAGTGAATAATAATTAGTGATTAGTCACTGTTTATAACTTAAAACAAAATAAACAGTTTTCAGTATCGGTTTTCAGTTTCCAAAAACTTGAAACTTGAAACTTGAAACCTGAAACCTGAAACCTGAAACAAAAAAACAAAAACACAATGAGCAAAGTAGCTATTATAATGGGAAGCATCTCTGACATGCCAGTTATGCAGGATGCAATCGACATATTAAAACAATTTAATATTGAAGTTGAAGTAGATATCGTTTCGGCACACAGAACGCCGGAGAAATTATTCGATTTCAGTAAAAATGCACACGATCGCGGGATTTCAGTAATTATTGCCGGAGCGGGCGGTGCGGCACATTTACCAGGAATGGTGGCTTCGATGTCTCCGCTTCCTGTAATTGGAGTTCCTGTAAAATCTAGTAATTCTATTGATGGCTGGGATTCTGTTTTATCGATTTTGCAAATGCCGGGTGGCGTTCCTGTTGCAACAGTGGCGCTAAACGGAGCAAAAAATGCCGGAATCTTAGCAGCACAAATCATCGGAAGCCATGACAAAAAAGTTTTGGATACGATTATTGCTTACAAAGAAGAGTTGAAAGCTGCGGTTAACAAAGCGGCTGAAGGTTTGAAAAAATAATTTCGCAGAGATACACAAAAAAGACACAGAGGCGCACAAAATTTTTGTGAATCTCTGTGTTTTTTCTTTGAGATTCTTTGCGGTATAGACCTTTAGAATTATTAACGATTCATTATAAAAAAGTCTAAAAGAAAAACTTAACTTTGAGAAAAAAGCAAAATGAACATTCAAACTTCTAAAATAGAACTTGCTAAAATTGTTTTAGACATTGATAATCCTGATTTAATTCAGGAGATTGTTGACTTAATTCAATCTAAAGGAAGCCTTTCAGAAGAACAAAAAAACAATATAAATGAGGCTATTTATTCTTTAGATAATAATGAAGGTATTTCTCATGATGTGGTGATGGAAGAAACCAAAAATCGTTATTCAAAATATTTTAAATAATGACTGTAATTTGGGCTCCACAAGCTAAAAAAGACTTTTGGAACAACATTGATTATTTAGAAGCAGAATGGTCTGAAAAAGTTGCTTTTGGTTTCATCGAAAAAGTAAATACCACAATAGAACTTCTAAAAAATGATAATGTTTTATTTATAAAAACCAACTTCAAAAGCGTTTATAAAATTGTCATTACCAAACATATTTCACTTTATTATCGTATCGAAAACACTAATTTAGAATTACTTTGTTTTTGGAATACTTTTCAGGATACGAAGAAATTCAGATTATGATTTTCTAATTTATATTTTTAAACATTATATTTTAAAATGAGCATCTTAACACAATATTTCAATACCAAACACAACACAGCACCTTTTTCGCAAATTAAAATCGAAGATTATTTTCCGGCTTTTCAGGAAGGAATTGCTTTGGCGAAAGCCGAAATTGATAGCATCGTAAATAATCCTGAAGCACCAACATTTGAAAACACCATTCTTGCAATGGAGTTTTCGGGTGATATTCTCGATCGTCTTTCGAGCATTTTCTTCAATTTAAATTCGGCTGAAACGAATGACGAAATGCAGAAAATTGCTCAGGAAGTTTCTCCTTTACTGGCTGAATTCGGAAATGATATTACACTAAATGCGGAATTATTCGCCAAAATAAAAGCGGTTTACAATCAAAAAGAAAGTCTGAACCTCAATCCGGA encodes:
- the purE gene encoding 5-(carboxyamino)imidazole ribonucleotide mutase; this encodes MSKVAIIMGSISDMPVMQDAIDILKQFNIEVEVDIVSAHRTPEKLFDFSKNAHDRGISVIIAGAGGAAHLPGMVASMSPLPVIGVPVKSSNSIDGWDSVLSILQMPGGVPVATVALNGAKNAGILAAQIIGSHDKKVLDTIIAYKEELKAAVNKAAEGLKK
- a CDS encoding type II toxin-antitoxin system RelE/ParE family toxin — translated: MTVIWAPQAKKDFWNNIDYLEAEWSEKVAFGFIEKVNTTIELLKNDNVLFIKTNFKSVYKIVITKHISLYYRIENTNLELLCFWNTFQDTKKFRL